Proteins from a genomic interval of Undibacterium parvum:
- a CDS encoding SDR family NAD(P)-dependent oxidoreductase, whose protein sequence is MSKIDDSSWCPALLTPLNSRIHEWQGKRIWLIGASSGIGAALAAAFLHLGAQVVLSARRAAQLERIAATHTNALILPFDVQDEQAWASSHQQIQNCLGGLDLIMFCAAKYQPERSWDVRGSDAANTLQINLQSVYQGLANILPDMMQQGSGGIAIIASVAGYVGLPNASVYGPSKAALINLSELLYLDLHPKNINVYLVNPGFVKTELTAKNTFFMPALQSPEQAAVAIIKGMQQGQFEIHFPRRFTRVLKFLQILPYRWRFALFDRFLNQPGQA, encoded by the coding sequence ATGAGCAAAATCGACGACAGCAGCTGGTGCCCCGCCCTGCTAACACCATTGAACAGCCGTATCCATGAATGGCAAGGCAAACGTATCTGGCTGATCGGCGCCTCTAGCGGAATAGGTGCTGCCTTGGCCGCCGCCTTCCTGCATCTGGGTGCCCAAGTGGTATTGTCTGCCCGGCGCGCAGCGCAACTTGAACGTATCGCCGCCACCCACACCAATGCCCTGATACTGCCGTTTGACGTGCAGGATGAACAGGCCTGGGCTAGCTCACACCAACAAATTCAGAACTGCTTGGGCGGGCTAGATCTGATCATGTTCTGCGCCGCCAAATATCAACCGGAACGTAGTTGGGATGTGCGTGGCAGCGATGCCGCCAACACCTTACAAATCAATCTGCAAAGCGTGTATCAAGGCTTAGCCAATATCTTGCCTGACATGATGCAGCAAGGTAGCGGCGGCATCGCCATCATCGCCAGTGTGGCAGGTTACGTGGGTCTTCCCAACGCCAGTGTGTATGGCCCAAGCAAAGCGGCCTTGATTAATTTGTCTGAGTTACTGTATCTCGATCTGCATCCTAAAAATATCAATGTTTATCTGGTCAATCCTGGCTTCGTCAAAACCGAATTAACCGCAAAAAACACTTTTTTTATGCCTGCACTACAGAGCCCGGAACAAGCCGCCGTTGCCATCATCAAAGGCATGCAACAGGGTCAGTTTGAAATTCACTTTCCGCGTCGCTTCACCCGTGTACTCAAATTTTTGCAAATACTGCCCTACCGCTGGCGCTTTGCTTTATTTGATCGTTTCTTAAATCAACCAGGACAGGCATGA
- a CDS encoding substrate-binding periplasmic protein → MLDDDLPPLSFPSHEGQAQWLVREALQRKGHTVRFEAVPWARCILGVEHGPYDAALGAGANPKFFSFMRFPLRNAEVDHSKILGSITQIVVRRPGTRPDWNGENFLGLKTAVMYRRGYASVEKKLLDLGVPGNSESNSDEQSVKKLLAGRADVAIIQIETAQAMLEQSAYKGKFEILAHPFLELPLYLGVSRLRYERDPRFVEALWTDIRDLRASPEWRVLAPHLAR, encoded by the coding sequence ATGCTTGATGATGATTTACCTCCGCTATCTTTCCCTAGTCATGAGGGGCAGGCGCAATGGCTAGTGCGGGAAGCGCTGCAACGCAAAGGACATACGGTCAGGTTTGAAGCTGTGCCTTGGGCGCGCTGTATTTTGGGCGTAGAACATGGGCCTTATGATGCTGCTTTGGGTGCAGGTGCCAACCCCAAATTTTTTTCGTTTATGCGTTTTCCTTTGCGCAATGCAGAGGTAGATCACAGCAAAATATTAGGCAGCATTACCCAAATTGTGGTGCGCAGACCCGGTACTAGACCAGATTGGAATGGCGAGAACTTCCTAGGCTTAAAGACTGCTGTGATGTACAGACGCGGTTATGCTAGCGTCGAAAAAAAATTGCTCGACTTAGGTGTTCCCGGTAATTCCGAATCAAATAGTGATGAGCAGAGCGTTAAGAAACTGCTAGCCGGTCGCGCTGACGTCGCCATTATACAAATTGAGACTGCGCAAGCAATGCTGGAACAAAGCGCTTACAAGGGCAAGTTTGAAATTTTAGCTCACCCTTTTCTCGAACTGCCGCTTTACCTCGGCGTTAGCCGTCTTAGATACGAGCGCGATCCACGCTTTGTGGAAGCGCTATGGACGGATATTCGCGATTTGCGGGCTAGCCCGGAATGGCGCGTTTTGGCTCCACATTTGGCGCGTTGA
- the creB gene encoding two-component system response regulator CreB has protein sequence MSSTILIVEDETAIADTLCYALATDGLKPHHVTLGQQALDLLREPAALAPALIVLDVGLPDISGFEVCRRLRQFSNIPVIFLTARSDEIDRIVGLEIGADDYVSKPFSPRELVARIRAVLRRPPLAASVTELPAATSALAAAATTAARFELRSEEARILYFGQPLNLTRYEYALLKVLIERPRQLFSRAQLMDMVWTNAPETLERTVDAHIKSLRAKLRVLQPDDDPILTQRGMGYSLAPQ, from the coding sequence ATGTCCAGCACTATCCTTATTGTCGAAGACGAAACGGCGATCGCCGATACCCTGTGTTACGCCCTGGCCACCGATGGCTTGAAGCCGCATCATGTAACGCTAGGACAGCAGGCCTTGGATCTGCTACGCGAGCCGGCTGCTCTGGCACCAGCTTTGATTGTGCTCGATGTCGGCCTGCCCGATATCAGCGGCTTTGAAGTATGCCGCCGCCTGCGTCAGTTCTCGAATATTCCCGTGATTTTTTTGACCGCACGCAGCGACGAGATTGATCGCATCGTTGGCCTTGAGATCGGTGCCGATGATTACGTCAGCAAACCGTTTTCACCACGCGAGCTGGTGGCACGCATCCGTGCGGTGTTGCGGCGTCCGCCCTTGGCGGCGAGCGTCACCGAGCTGCCGGCAGCAACCAGCGCACTAGCGGCTGCGGCGACCACTGCAGCGCGTTTTGAATTGCGCAGTGAAGAGGCGCGTATCCTGTATTTTGGTCAGCCTCTGAACCTGACGCGGTATGAATATGCGCTGCTGAAGGTATTAATAGAACGCCCAAGACAATTATTTTCACGCGCCCAGCTGATGGATATGGTGTGGACCAATGCGCCCGAAACGCTGGAGCGTACGGTCGATGCGCATATTAAATCCTTGCGTGCCAAGCTGCGGGTCTTGCAGCCCGATGATGATCCGATACTGACCCAACGCGGCATGGGATATAGCCTGGCACCCCAATGA
- the creC gene encoding two-component system sensor histidine kinase CreC produces the protein MKIGLRILLSYFLILALAAWLVLAVFVEEVKPGVRATLEDTLVDTAQLLAQLVADDVKGGDLAHAALLGRMQNYAQRSVDVKISGVRKASLDYRITITDARGMVVFDTDNQDLGKDYSRWNDVYLTLRGKYGARSTRTDPKDEDSTVMHVAAPIMDSDHIIGVLTVAKPIATIIPFIERSQAKILRRSGWLLLAALIIGIGFSIWLSSSLRRLQRYADAVARDEKVGLPELGNNEIGALAQALEAMRIKLEGRQYVEQVMHTLAHELKSPIAAIQGSAELLTEDLPAAARQHFLNNIIEQNQRQKQLIDKLLALIKIEQQHSLEQHSIDLASLLALVKADAHVRLQEKALDLHIELAPDLVRIKGDALLLRQALGNLLDNAIAFAPHGSHIILSASQDNQAIALSVSDRGPGIPDYAQQRIFERFYSLARPDAAKSTGLGLPLVREVALLHGGSISVSNRAEGGACACLRLPLP, from the coding sequence ATGAAAATCGGCCTGCGCATCCTGCTCAGTTATTTTTTGATACTCGCACTGGCGGCCTGGTTGGTGCTGGCGGTGTTTGTCGAAGAAGTCAAACCCGGGGTGCGTGCCACCTTAGAAGATACCCTGGTCGATACCGCCCAGCTATTGGCGCAGTTAGTGGCTGATGATGTCAAGGGTGGTGATCTCGCGCATGCTGCATTGCTAGGACGTATGCAAAACTATGCGCAACGTAGCGTCGACGTGAAAATCAGCGGGGTGCGTAAAGCCAGCCTCGACTATCGCATCACCATCACCGATGCGCGTGGCATGGTGGTGTTCGATACCGATAATCAAGACCTAGGCAAAGACTATTCGCGCTGGAACGATGTCTATCTGACGCTGCGAGGCAAGTACGGCGCGCGCAGCACGCGTACCGACCCAAAGGATGAAGACAGCACTGTGATGCATGTGGCGGCACCGATTATGGATAGTGACCACATCATTGGCGTACTGACAGTGGCCAAACCTATCGCCACCATCATTCCTTTTATAGAACGTAGCCAGGCCAAAATACTGCGCCGTAGCGGCTGGCTGCTGCTCGCTGCACTGATCATCGGTATCGGTTTTTCAATATGGCTGAGCAGCTCGCTGCGCCGTCTGCAGCGTTATGCCGACGCGGTCGCACGCGATGAAAAAGTAGGCTTGCCAGAGTTGGGGAATAACGAGATCGGGGCACTAGCACAAGCGCTGGAAGCGATGCGCATCAAGCTAGAAGGCCGCCAATACGTAGAGCAAGTCATGCATACTCTGGCGCACGAGCTAAAGAGCCCGATCGCCGCGATTCAGGGTTCGGCCGAGTTGCTGACCGAAGACCTGCCTGCCGCCGCCAGACAGCATTTTTTGAACAATATCATAGAGCAAAATCAAAGACAGAAACAGCTGATAGACAAGCTGCTAGCCTTGATTAAGATCGAACAGCAGCACAGCCTGGAACAGCACAGCATAGACCTGGCGAGTTTGCTCGCCCTGGTCAAAGCCGATGCCCATGTGCGCCTGCAAGAGAAAGCCCTGGATCTGCACATCGAATTAGCGCCGGACTTAGTCCGCATCAAGGGCGACGCCTTGTTGCTGCGTCAGGCACTCGGTAATCTGCTAGACAATGCGATCGCCTTTGCCCCGCATGGGAGTCACATCATCCTCAGCGCCAGCCAGGATAATCAAGCGATAGCGCTGAGCGTCAGCGACCGTGGCCCCGGTATCCCCGATTATGCACAGCAGCGCATTTTTGAGCGCTTTTACTCACTAGCGCGGCCGGATGCAGCCAAGAGCACAGGCTTAGGTTTGCCGCTGGTACGCGAGGTAGCCTTATTACATGGCGGCAGTATTAGCGTCAGCAACCGCGCCGAAGGCGGCGCTTGCGCCTGCCTGCGTTTGCCCTTGCCTTAA
- a CDS encoding TipAS antibiotic-recognition domain-containing protein — protein sequence MSLQNLDPTYLETCRNALSQEQSKSLAASDHWAHVDRNQVHADWDALYKTLAAVIDTSTASDTHIQELLAQHYTIACRFYTPSPAAYLGMALFYQDNPGMRDFHNAYHPQMVSFLGDAMCVYAARL from the coding sequence ATGAGCCTACAAAACCTCGACCCTACTTATCTGGAAACTTGCAGAAATGCGCTTAGCCAAGAGCAGAGCAAAAGCCTGGCAGCAAGCGATCACTGGGCGCATGTGGATCGCAATCAGGTGCATGCCGATTGGGATGCGCTGTACAAAACGCTGGCGGCCGTGATCGACACTTCGACTGCCAGCGATACGCATATCCAGGAACTACTCGCTCAGCACTATACTATCGCCTGCCGCTTTTACACTCCGAGTCCCGCGGCCTACCTGGGCATGGCTTTGTTTTATCAAGACAACCCCGGCATGCGCGATTTCCACAATGCCTATCATCCGCAGATGGTCAGTTTTTTGGGTGACGCGATGTGCGTCTATGCCGCTAGGCTATAA
- a CDS encoding acyltransferase family protein, translating to MQKSSLVGRLHGLDTLRSCAILLVLMYHYKVVVSRADTFGIFSQIGWSGVDLFFVLSGYLIGNQIFASLRRQDFSLKNFYIRRFLRTLPSFYVVLAFYFLLPGVMGGSSPPSLWRFLSFTQNLGLHTGTAFSHAWSLCIEEQFYLILPALALLFVAGSRYLKKSMIYAWLLLLGLICGAIALRAYLWQNYVQDAESFYGYIYYSSLARFDELLPGVALALIKNYHRPVWSRLQQWGNQFLLLGLGCVALMFYLFANYHYVEPQGYTYAMTTWGYSLMAISFSLLVLAALSPSCLLHKFKIPGCSYLALWSYAIYLVHKAVFFILSAPIKQAGIGLESALGLSLMLLCSLIAGYLLYALVETPFMRLRERYFSSAAAPPATPLAAPNPKRTTTSLT from the coding sequence ATGCAAAAATCCTCCTTAGTCGGGCGCTTACACGGTCTCGATACTTTACGTAGTTGCGCCATTTTGCTGGTCTTGATGTATCACTACAAGGTGGTGGTGAGTCGTGCCGACACCTTCGGGATTTTTAGCCAAATCGGTTGGAGCGGGGTCGACTTGTTTTTTGTGCTGAGCGGTTATCTGATAGGGAATCAGATTTTTGCTAGCCTGCGACGTCAGGATTTCTCTCTTAAAAACTTTTATATACGGCGATTTTTACGCACACTGCCGAGTTTTTATGTGGTGCTGGCATTTTACTTTCTGCTGCCAGGCGTGATGGGTGGCAGCAGCCCGCCGTCATTGTGGCGCTTCTTGAGCTTCACCCAAAACCTCGGCCTGCATACTGGCACCGCGTTTTCGCACGCCTGGTCTTTGTGCATAGAAGAACAGTTTTATCTGATCTTGCCAGCGCTCGCTTTACTTTTTGTGGCAGGCTCTCGCTATCTTAAGAAATCGATGATCTATGCCTGGTTACTATTGCTCGGTTTGATCTGTGGCGCGATTGCGCTGCGCGCCTATCTTTGGCAAAACTATGTGCAAGATGCCGAATCTTTTTACGGGTATATTTATTACTCTTCACTGGCGCGCTTTGATGAACTCTTACCCGGCGTTGCGCTGGCACTAATCAAAAATTACCACCGTCCGGTATGGTCCAGACTGCAGCAATGGGGCAATCAATTCTTGCTCTTGGGCCTGGGCTGTGTGGCGCTGATGTTCTACCTATTTGCCAATTATCATTATGTAGAGCCGCAAGGCTATACCTATGCCATGACGACTTGGGGCTACTCGCTGATGGCGATTAGTTTTTCTTTACTGGTGCTGGCGGCACTCAGCCCAAGCTGCTTACTCCACAAATTCAAGATTCCCGGCTGCTCTTATCTAGCACTATGGTCGTATGCGATTTATCTGGTGCATAAGGCGGTATTTTTCATCCTGAGCGCACCGATCAAACAAGCCGGTATCGGTCTGGAATCGGCACTAGGACTGAGCCTCATGTTGCTGTGCTCGCTCATAGCGGGCTATCTGCTGTATGCCTTGGTCGAGACCCCGTTCATGCGGTTACGCGAGCGCTATTTCAGCAGCGCCGCAGCGCCACCGGCAACCCCACTAGCTGCGCCTAACCCTAAGCGCACTACGACTAGTCTGACTTAG
- a CDS encoding DUF3833 domain-containing protein, which translates to MKTFFRTCYALFISALLSSCAMNDVNHYKDQKPSFDLEKYFIGTSDAWGMFQQRDGSVVKRFKVTIEGKKINEQLVLDEKFEYDDGSTQQRIWRLSKQADGTWHGTADDVKGIALGQIAGNALHWQYTLLLPVSGSIYEMQMDDWMYLMDQDTLINRTSMRKFGVELGQVTLFFRRRPA; encoded by the coding sequence ATGAAAACATTTTTCCGCACTTGCTACGCCCTCTTTATCAGCGCTCTGCTCAGCTCATGCGCCATGAATGACGTGAATCACTACAAAGACCAGAAACCAAGTTTCGATTTAGAGAAATATTTTATTGGCACCAGCGATGCCTGGGGCATGTTTCAACAACGAGACGGCAGCGTGGTAAAACGTTTTAAAGTCACGATAGAGGGCAAAAAAATTAATGAGCAATTGGTACTCGATGAGAAATTTGAGTATGACGATGGCAGCACCCAACAAAGAATCTGGCGTCTGAGCAAACAGGCCGACGGAACCTGGCATGGCACTGCGGACGATGTCAAAGGTATCGCGCTCGGCCAGATTGCAGGCAATGCGCTACATTGGCAATACACATTATTGCTTCCGGTATCGGGTAGCATCTATGAAATGCAGATGGACGATTGGATGTATTTGATGGATCAAGATACCTTAATCAATCGCACCAGCATGCGCAAATTTGGCGTCGAACTCGGACAAGTCACGCTATTTTTCCGCAGGAGACCAGCATGA
- a CDS encoding nuclear transport factor 2 family protein, whose amino-acid sequence MSHLEKIIAWYSTLSPTSLPEIHALYAALATFKDPFNEVTGVAAIQQIFLHMFATTENPRFIVIDSFQQNQQAFLSWQFLFGLNGKTYTVNGGTHLRLNDQGQIIDHRDYWDPAEELWQKLPLIGAPVRWLRKKFSASQ is encoded by the coding sequence ATGAGCCATTTAGAAAAAATCATAGCGTGGTATTCCACACTTAGCCCGACAAGCCTACCCGAGATTCATGCACTGTACGCGGCGCTAGCCACATTCAAAGATCCGTTTAACGAGGTCACTGGCGTGGCGGCGATACAGCAGATTTTTCTGCACATGTTTGCCACCACCGAAAACCCCAGATTTATCGTGATCGATTCATTTCAGCAGAATCAGCAAGCTTTTTTGAGTTGGCAGTTTTTGTTTGGATTGAACGGCAAAACCTACACCGTGAATGGCGGCACCCATCTGCGCTTGAACGATCAGGGGCAGATTATCGATCACCGCGATTACTGGGATCCGGCGGAAGAATTGTGGCAAAAACTCCCACTGATTGGTGCCCCGGTACGTTGGTTGCGCAAAAAATTTAGCGCAAGTCAATAA
- the creD gene encoding cell envelope integrity protein CreD codes for MQRTLLFKTLIVALLMLLIGVPLMMIQATISDRMRFRDAAVRSIAADSVSEQTLLGPILVLPYSETYEEQEIVDSVSKKTVARRYTLQHKHLVYPNDLKLTGTVDTDHRYRGIHKVLVYSGQHIMTGDFTLPLLTNLARSVAGSELTAGQPYIALGLSDTRGLRNFPSILWNGKPFEFKQESKLRSFGSGLHAPLELMALSSPEQVKFSLDLTIDGIERMHFVPIAKNNQVSLTSKWPHPQFGGRFLPTPKERKIDQNGFSATWNISALASSAQQQFSALELGRAIDAPAVVASATVDVSAAPAAAMAMTELDSFSVAFIEPINVYSQADRAIKYGMLFVALTFAAFFLFEILKSLPIHPIQYTLVGLALALFFLLLVSLSEHISFAHAYLLAGGGCILLIAFYLSFVLHSWQRGLGFGGGLCLLYGALFGLLQSENNALIMGSILLFAVLTSIMVVTRKVNWYQLGNATSNKIAP; via the coding sequence ATGCAAAGAACTTTACTTTTCAAAACCCTCATCGTGGCGCTGTTGATGCTGCTGATCGGTGTGCCCCTGATGATGATACAAGCCACCATTTCTGATCGTATGCGCTTTCGCGATGCAGCCGTGCGTAGCATTGCGGCCGACTCGGTCAGCGAGCAAACTTTGCTAGGGCCGATACTGGTGCTGCCGTATAGCGAAACGTATGAAGAGCAGGAGATCGTCGATAGTGTCAGCAAAAAAACCGTAGCACGGCGCTATACCTTGCAGCATAAACACTTGGTGTATCCGAACGACTTGAAGTTGACTGGAACGGTCGATACGGACCATCGTTATCGCGGCATCCATAAGGTCTTGGTATATAGCGGCCAACATATCATGACCGGCGATTTTACTTTGCCTCTGTTGACGAATTTGGCGCGTAGCGTGGCCGGTTCTGAGTTGACTGCGGGCCAGCCGTATATTGCCTTAGGTCTGAGCGATACCCGTGGTTTGCGCAATTTCCCCAGCATACTCTGGAACGGTAAGCCGTTTGAATTCAAGCAAGAGAGCAAACTGCGCTCGTTTGGCTCAGGTTTACATGCGCCGCTAGAGTTGATGGCTTTGAGCAGCCCTGAGCAGGTAAAATTTAGCCTGGATCTGACGATAGACGGTATCGAACGCATGCACTTTGTGCCTATTGCTAAAAATAACCAGGTCAGTTTGACTTCGAAATGGCCGCATCCGCAATTTGGCGGGCGCTTTTTGCCGACCCCGAAAGAGCGCAAGATTGATCAGAACGGCTTTTCTGCCACCTGGAATATTTCGGCATTAGCCAGCAGTGCGCAACAGCAGTTTAGCGCCTTAGAACTAGGCCGTGCGATTGATGCTCCGGCGGTCGTTGCCAGCGCCACCGTCGATGTTTCAGCGGCACCTGCGGCAGCCATGGCGATGACTGAACTGGATAGTTTTAGCGTGGCGTTTATCGAACCGATTAATGTGTATTCGCAAGCGGATCGCGCCATCAAATACGGCATGCTGTTTGTGGCGCTGACTTTCGCCGCCTTCTTCCTGTTTGAAATTTTGAAGTCGCTGCCTATCCATCCCATCCAATATACTTTGGTCGGTCTGGCACTGGCCTTATTTTTTCTGTTGCTGGTGAGCTTGTCCGAACATATCTCTTTTGCGCATGCGTACTTGCTGGCCGGTGGCGGCTGTATTTTGCTGATCGCCTTTTACCTCAGTTTTGTATTGCATAGCTGGCAGCGTGGCCTAGGTTTTGGCGGCGGCCTGTGTCTGTTGTATGGGGCACTGTTCGGGCTACTGCAATCAGAAAACAATGCCCTGATCATGGGTAGTATCCTGCTGTTTGCTGTGTTGACAAGCATCATGGTGGTGACCCGTAAGGTCAACTGGTATCAACTGGGTAACGCGACTAGCAACAAAATCGCCCCGTAA
- a CDS encoding isocitrate lyase, with protein sequence MSLYQDDIKAIAGLKDKEGSAWNAINPESAARMRAQNKFKTGLDIAKYTAKIMRDDMAAYDADSSKYTQSLGCWHGFIGQQKMISIKKHFNSTERRYLYLSGWMVAALRSEFGPLPDQSMHEKTAVSALIKELYTFLRQADARELGGLFRQLDDAEGAAKQAIQAKIDNHVTHIVPIIADIDAGFGNAEATYLLAKQFIEAGACCIQIENQVSDEKQCGHQDGKVTVPHEDFLAKIRAIRYAFLELGVDDGIIVARTDSLGAGLTKQIAVTNTPGDLGDKYNSFLDVEEVSTESMSNGDVVIKRDGKLLRPKRLPSNLFQFRSGTGEERCVLDCITSLQNGADLLWIETEKPHIAQIGGMVSEIRKVIPNAKLVYNNSPSFNWTLNFRQQMFDSMKKEGKDVSAYDRAALMSVEYDATELAIAADEKIRTFQADAAREAGIFHHLITLPTYHTAALSTDNLAKDYFGDQGMLGYVAGVQRKEIRQGIACVKHQNMSGSDIGDDHKDYFSGEAALKASGKDNTMNQF encoded by the coding sequence ATGTCACTGTATCAAGACGACATCAAAGCCATCGCTGGCCTGAAAGACAAAGAAGGTAGTGCTTGGAACGCGATTAATCCTGAGTCCGCTGCACGCATGCGCGCCCAGAATAAATTCAAAACTGGCCTAGACATTGCTAAGTACACCGCCAAAATCATGCGCGATGACATGGCAGCCTACGATGCCGACTCTTCCAAGTACACACAGTCTCTGGGTTGCTGGCACGGTTTTATCGGTCAACAGAAGATGATTTCTATCAAGAAGCACTTCAATAGCACCGAGCGTCGTTACCTGTACTTGTCTGGCTGGATGGTTGCCGCTCTGCGTTCAGAGTTCGGTCCTTTGCCAGATCAATCCATGCACGAAAAGACAGCTGTTTCTGCTCTGATCAAAGAGCTTTACACATTCTTGCGTCAAGCCGATGCACGTGAACTCGGTGGTTTGTTCCGTCAATTAGACGACGCTGAAGGCGCTGCCAAGCAAGCGATTCAAGCAAAAATCGACAACCACGTTACACACATCGTGCCTATCATTGCCGATATCGATGCCGGTTTCGGTAATGCAGAAGCGACTTACCTGTTGGCTAAACAGTTCATCGAAGCCGGTGCTTGCTGCATCCAGATCGAAAACCAAGTTTCCGATGAAAAGCAATGCGGTCATCAAGACGGTAAAGTGACTGTTCCTCACGAAGATTTCCTGGCTAAGATCCGCGCTATCCGTTACGCCTTCCTGGAATTGGGCGTTGACGACGGTATCATCGTTGCTCGTACTGACTCCCTGGGTGCTGGCTTGACCAAGCAAATCGCTGTCACCAACACACCTGGCGATTTGGGCGACAAGTACAACTCCTTCCTCGATGTTGAAGAAGTTTCTACAGAATCCATGAGCAATGGCGACGTTGTCATCAAACGCGACGGCAAACTCTTGCGTCCTAAGCGCTTGCCAAGTAATTTGTTCCAGTTCCGCTCTGGCACAGGCGAAGAGCGTTGCGTATTGGATTGCATCACTTCCCTGCAAAACGGTGCCGATCTGTTGTGGATAGAAACTGAAAAACCACATATCGCGCAAATCGGCGGTATGGTGAGTGAAATCCGTAAAGTAATTCCAAATGCTAAGCTGGTCTACAACAACAGCCCATCATTCAACTGGACACTGAACTTCCGTCAGCAAATGTTCGACAGCATGAAAAAAGAAGGGAAAGACGTTTCTGCTTACGACCGCGCTGCCTTGATGAGTGTTGAATACGACGCAACTGAATTGGCGATCGCTGCCGATGAAAAAATCCGTACTTTCCAAGCTGACGCAGCGCGTGAAGCCGGCATTTTCCATCACCTGATCACTCTGCCTACTTACCATACAGCTGCCTTGTCGACTGACAATCTGGCAAAAGACTACTTCGGCGACCAAGGTATGTTGGGTTATGTGGCTGGCGTTCAGCGCAAAGAAATCCGTCAGGGTATCGCTTGTGTTAAACATCAGAACATGTCCGGCTCGGACATCGGTGATGATCACAAAGATTATTTCAGTGGCGAAGCTGCTCTGAAAGCATCCGGTAAAGACAACACCATGAACCAGTTCTAA
- a CDS encoding M20/M25/M40 family metallo-hydrolase — protein sequence MQTYFGVSKQLLRVFTWACLGMAGTANGSTAAENPAANLSLSEQQLIAAVKENSGQAIALLEQSVKINSGTMNHAGVRAVGQLFQAQLQQLGFSTRWAEMPAAMQRAGHLIAEHEGAGQQGKRVLLIGHLDTVFEADSKVALWERHGDRIRGQGVSDMKGGDVVILEALRALKKIGALDSASIRVVFSGDEERAGSPLEIARADLIAAAKQSDIALAFENAIHGKDGKDTATIGRRASGSFSLKVQGQQGHSAGVFGAHGYGAIYETARILNSFREQLIEPDLTFNAGLMLGGSELSHDDTSSTGTAFGKNNVIPKSALVKGDLRYLSNAQRERTYAKMRAIVAQNLPGTSAEISFRETYPAMAPSAGNLAIFQRYSQASQDAGLGSLEIIAPGLRGAGDIQFVAPYLDSLDGLGASGRGAHSPDEDMELASLERASIRAALMIYRLTR from the coding sequence ATGCAGACTTACTTCGGCGTTTCTAAGCAATTACTGCGAGTTTTTACATGGGCTTGCTTGGGCATGGCGGGAACCGCTAACGGCAGCACAGCAGCCGAAAATCCGGCGGCAAATTTAAGCCTCAGTGAACAGCAATTGATCGCCGCAGTCAAAGAAAACTCTGGGCAAGCGATCGCACTGTTAGAGCAAAGCGTGAAGATCAACAGTGGCACCATGAACCATGCCGGGGTGCGCGCCGTCGGACAATTGTTTCAGGCACAGTTGCAGCAATTGGGTTTCAGCACGCGCTGGGCGGAGATGCCTGCCGCCATGCAAAGAGCTGGCCATCTCATCGCCGAGCACGAGGGCGCAGGCCAGCAAGGCAAACGTGTTCTGCTGATCGGCCATCTCGATACCGTGTTTGAGGCCGACAGCAAAGTCGCTTTATGGGAGCGCCATGGCGATAGAATTCGCGGCCAGGGCGTCTCGGACATGAAGGGCGGCGATGTGGTGATACTGGAAGCTTTGCGTGCCCTGAAAAAAATCGGTGCACTAGACAGCGCCAGCATACGCGTGGTGTTCAGCGGCGATGAGGAGCGCGCAGGTAGCCCGCTAGAAATCGCCCGCGCCGATCTGATCGCGGCAGCCAAACAAAGCGACATTGCACTGGCGTTCGAGAATGCTATCCACGGTAAAGATGGCAAGGATACCGCCACCATAGGTCGACGCGCCTCGGGTAGTTTTTCCCTGAAAGTGCAAGGCCAGCAAGGCCACTCTGCCGGGGTCTTTGGTGCGCACGGTTACGGCGCCATTTATGAAACCGCCCGCATACTCAATAGCTTCCGTGAACAATTAATCGAGCCCGATCTGACCTTTAATGCCGGTCTGATGCTCGGTGGCAGCGAGCTGAGCCATGACGACACTAGCAGCACCGGCACGGCCTTTGGCAAGAACAATGTGATCCCCAAAAGCGCCCTGGTGAAAGGCGATTTACGGTATCTGAGTAATGCGCAACGCGAGCGTACCTATGCCAAGATGCGCGCCATCGTTGCGCAAAATTTGCCCGGCACCAGTGCTGAGATCAGCTTTCGCGAAACCTATCCGGCGATGGCACCGAGCGCTGGCAATCTGGCGATTTTCCAGCGTTACTCGCAAGCTAGCCAGGATGCCGGTCTAGGCAGTCTGGAAATCATCGCCCCCGGCCTGCGCGGTGCCGGCGATATACAATTTGTCGCACCGTATCTGGATAGCCTGGATGGCTTAGGCGCCAGCGGACGCGGCGCCCACTCGCCCGACGAGGATATGGAACTAGCCTCGCTAGAAAGAGCCAGCATACGCGCGGCCCTAATGATCTATAGATTGACGCGTTAA